Proteins encoded within one genomic window of Triticum aestivum cultivar Chinese Spring chromosome 2D, IWGSC CS RefSeq v2.1, whole genome shotgun sequence:
- the LOC123048787 gene encoding uncharacterized protein, with protein MHRSTTQRPGHRRSAGRAAAKRDRLSALPDELLHHIMSFLKAWEVVRTCVLARRWRHLWASAPCVDLRVRPSTGRYGDPPEKFRYFVHRLFLLRDASAPVVMLRLRSSDDEAGFTDDDASAWMRAAIKRNARVIHLTGRCSEIASLDRVSFISCHLKVLKLSYAMLDYRILRQLSSSCTSLEVLGLKDCLVAGPRIVSASLKTLIMLECEISCAFSIAAPNLLLLHLITPYVRVPSFKNLGSLVTATIILDDSFLGDDNEYISDEDYCDGTTDDDRDDSGDNDWTESSKIHDESSLSNNVGYDDFIRFGYGHGFAEGIYMHNRYKDNYDYGGDIDSDDNTYAYSEIANDAKYGYKGKGLISSKDSIYGGYRECNDGKILGGRHILQSLSSARTLELLTDAGEVVLSRELNTCPNFGNLKTLSLGEWCMTADFDALIFLLQHSPNIQKLFLQLKINFNAREASETGIKLQGRSFTCKDLRMVKITCSKDDGRVHKLAHLFMANGIPVKKIYVRHSGSAYIRNQKQMKEFWGM; from the exons ATGCACCGGAGCACCACCCAGCGCCCAGGCCACCGCCGCAGCGCCGGCCGGGCTGCCGCCAAGCGCGACCGCCTCAGCGCCCTCCCGGACGAGCTCCTGCACCACATCATGTCATTCTTGAAGGCGTGGGAGGTGGTCCGCACCTGCGTGCTCGCGCGGCGGTGGCGCCACCTCTGGGCGTCCGCGCCCTGCGTCGATCTCCGCGTGCGCCCCTCCACTGGCCGCTACGGCGACCCCCCTGAGAAGTTCCGCTACTTCGTGCACCGGCTCTTCCTCCTACGTGACGCGTCAGCGCCCGTGGTCATGCTCCGCCTGCGGTCGAGCGACGACGAAGCGGGCTTCACCGATGACGACGCCAGCGCGTGGATGAGGGCCGCCATCAAGCGCAACGCGCGGGTTATCCATCTCACCGGGCGTTGCTCGGAGATCGCGTCGTTGGACCGCGTGTCGTTCATCTCTTGCCACCTCAAGGTCTTGAAGTTGTCGTATGCCATGCTCGACTACAGGATCCTCAGGCAGCTTTCTTCTAGTTGCACGTCTTTGGAAGTACTAGGTCTGAAGGATTGCTTGGTGGCGGGCCCTAGGATTGTGTCCGCCTCTTTGAAGACTTTAATCATGCTCGAATGCGAGATCAGTTGCGCCTTCTCCATTGCTGCTCCGAACCTCCTACTTCTGCACCTCATCACACCTTACGTCCGAGTCCCATCATTCAAGAATTTGGGATCACTTGTCACAGCTACTATCATACTTGATGACTCTTTCTTGGGTGATGACAATGAATACATCAGCGATGAAGATTATTGTGATGGAACTACTGATGACGACAGGGATGATAGCGGCGATAATGATTGGACAGAGAGCTCAAAGATTCATGATGAGTCTTCCTTGAGTAATAATGTTGGATATGATGATTTTATAAGGTTTGGATATGGACATGGTTTTGCTGAAGGAATTTACATGCATAATCGTTACAAGGATAATTATGATTATGGTGGTGATATCGACAGCGATGACAATACCTATGCATACAGTGAGATTGCAAATGATGCAAAGTATGGCTACAAAGGTAAAGGCCTGATTTCCAGTAAAGACAGTATCTATGGTGGATATAGAGAATGCAATGATGGGAAGATTTTAGGTGGCCGTCATATTCTTCAGAGTCTTTCAAGTGCTAGAACTTTGGAGTTGTTGACTGATGCTGGAGAG GTTGTTCTGAGTAGGGAACTGAATACATGTCCAAATTTTGGCAACCTGAAGACCCTGTCTCTTGGCGAATGGTGTATGACTGCAGACTTTGATGCATTAATTTTCTTGCTGCAGCACTCACCTAATATACAGAAGCTCTTTCTCCAACTTAAAATT aactTCAATGCCAGGGAGGCATCAGAAACAGGTATCAAACTACAGGGAAGATCATTTACTTGCAAAGATCTTCGAATGGTGAAGATCACATGCTCAAAGGATGATGGGAGAGTCCATAAGCTGGCACATTTGTTTATGGCAAATGGTATACCAGTCAAGAAAATTTATGTCCGCCACAGCGGGAGTGCTT ATATCCGCAACCAGAAGCAGATGAAGGAGTTCTGGGGGATGTAA